One window of the Babesia bovis T2Bo chromosome 2, whole genome shotgun sequence genome contains the following:
- a CDS encoding variant erythrocyte surface antigen-1 alpha subunit, with protein MYMRPGGGSYQGEANGDDTKNGPPKKRVTKCLNELFSLVQGLGGTAVVRTYIDQLAQVLSALVGWSKIEKCWSSGGCGGDSKPHGQESSCTYLKDVKHENKCDKCKCMKWDVKEADDEKNGHHLGRGCKKCASDEEAKKPCSCSGDCTAETCKCALAGKCCKCCCKEKCTKCSDKCSCMETHKNTLGIFEHKDSYRSAYQVELVYHGIVGNEYLVWPKWSDRKTSKKRAVAARNLLGSVCLIWSGITYMYWTGKYHSSSPRWNNHILDGTGLDDGTLSQWLQALGFPKAMLNNSGPQNRLDKVIWDGIMDKLYLGFPNTGTGSGNGAIHGHDNNANTFRQPAGMNYAGYIHTVDKGAFCSKGNVFNNGSSSTSEENTNKCGALYKLYILSCAYFTGLQQKALPKAENKTPKTIREILYWLSALPYSPAYPKILEHSKDKLKKVAPKNEKNTETLSFLQTGRSAPITVDEFNLFAHFQAVTQYCPLVLIGIQGGLKGTNSTTPAIHSLYANTACNFTYPTVSIQAYNQVVHYIRALFYQLYFLRKQCAMKVALGGKWRECRYGSGVLGKDVVSWMCLGCDPMEHDRKSRVKELKKILWKVPSGKDTLAEKLKDVLEKIGEVVVQLGNAQEALETKDKDVIEKVKEALRKAKEGLETAKNGLKDKLEEAKKKLDELTNGGGSGILGEVVGGSGLDKANNGEYDPGKNKLSAAIKGVRDVLEGLRKGVIEIKKKEIEEANQVLGDIIGVVIEDNEVENVIEQGISQEYTTLLDAINKLISICNSPKCPPCHEHAKKCGKQSNPTVCQTCLQPTTTGVPSPLQAFLEDRLPGFSCDVVRNTDTDTDTVYPPAASHLGHCNGSGQCCPLPMGFRGQFYSGIRDMTGAQLYGILYFFSNENMMQSCVYTLVRVTAALSATTPQVLGDVFGFFRGGVGEKDKGKPQKGDGQDKPCEHQGDPSDTSEENNSKYFCGWCASGLRDEVKKIEWIPFDTKPGGQYMDKVGTALINIKGDKGSAQQPGTTSLSRLTDGNHYVSPLTGELYTAVSATFGGTYLSWVLYLSDALEGGLKSLASAFQEIECRGCKGQCDPNKCKKGSHGGTDSAQCNCQSIVSCTGVLPVLYRHGFSYGNPFNLEGYEQRDGDKDGQYDIENKHNPRRCHQFLESLTAVIDKNKQEGASQDNHPLTELLKQVGQLQYDIRLPWIFVLTIAWLAAVLYLAFGAIWPLDWSHMRSHLLRGGEHQWESMWYKVMTGRKGMELVEYFDQCLLVISVMV; from the exons atgtatatgcggcctggcggcggca gctatcaaggtgaagCCAATGGAGATGACACAAAAAATGGCCCCCCAAAAAAGAGAGTCACAAAGTGCCTCAATGAACTattctccctagtccagggactaggtggcactgcagtggtccggacctacatagaccagctagcacaggtactcagtgcactcgttgggtggagtaagatagagaaGTGTTGGAGCAGTGGTGGCTGCGGTGGCGATAGCAAACCACACGGCCAAGAAAGTAGCTGCACGTATCTCAAGGATGTAAAGCATGAGAACAAATGCGACAAATGtaaatgtatgaaatgggatgTGAAAGAGGCGGATGATGAAAAGAATGGACACCATCTAGGCAGGGGGTGCAAGAAATGTGCCTCTGATGAGGAGGCGAAGAAGCCGTGTAGTTGTAGTGGTGATTGTACTGCTGAGACTTGTAAATGCGCTCTAGCAGGCAAATGttgcaagtgttgttgtaaggaAAAGTGTACCAAGTGTAGTGATAAGTGTAGCTGTATGGAAACGCACAAGAATACCCTTGGAATTTTTGAACACAAAGACAGCTATAGATCTGCATACCAAGTAGAGCTAGTATATCACGGAATTGTTGGTAATGAATACCTAGTATGGCCAAAGTGGTCCGATAGAAAAACTAGTAAAAAGCGAGCGGTGGCTGCACGTAACTTACTaggctcagtatgtctcatctggagtggcattacttatatgtattggactggaAAGTACCATTCCAGTAGCCCCCGCTGGAACAATCATATCCTGGATGGTACGGGTCTAGATGACGGTAccctatcccaatggcttcaggccttagggtttcctaaggCAATGCTTAATAATAGTGGGCCACAGAATCGACTTGACaaggtcatatgggatgggaTTATGgataagttatatttgggatttcCGAATACTGGTACTGGTAGTGGCAATGGTGCTATCCATGGCCATGACAACAATGCtaatacattcagacaaccagctggtatgaactatgctggatatatacataccgtagacaaaggtgcattttgcagtaaAGGTAATGTCTTCAATAATGGCAGCTCTAGTACTAGTGAAGAAAACACCAACAAATGTGGTGCCTTGTACAAactctatattctatcatgtgcctattttacTGGGTTACAGCAGAAGGCTCTGCCGAAGGCGGAAAATAAAActcccaagaccatccgtgagatcctctactggctcagtgcattgccctatagtccgGCATACCCAAAGATACTGGAGCATTCCAAGGATAAACTTAAGAAGGTGGCGCcaaaaaatgaaaagaaCACCGAAACGCTATCATTCCTTCAAACAGGCCGTTCAGCTCCAATTACcgttgatgaattcaacctctttgcccacttccaagcagtgactcagtactgccccctggtcctcataggtatccagggtggactTAAAGGCACTAACAGTACTACtcctgccattcactcccTCTACGCTAACACTGCTTGCaacttcacctatcccactgtgtccatccaagcatacaaccaggtggtccactacattagggctctgttctaccagttgtacttcctaaggaagcaatgtgccaTGAAAGTGGCTCTAggaggcaaatggcgtgagtgtaggtatggcagTGGAGTGCTTGGGAAGGATGTagttagctggatgtgcctggggtgtgaccccatggaacatgataggaaaagTAGGGTAAAGGAGTTGAAGAAGATATTGTGGAAAGTGCCTTCAGGGAAGGATACTCTGGCAGAGaaactaaaggatgtactggagaagattggtgaagtagtggtacaattgggtaatgcccaggaggcattggaaacGAAGGATAAGGATGTGATAGAGAAGGTGAAGGAGGCACTAAGGAAGGCTAAGGAGGGACTGGAGACGGCTAAGAATGGGCTGAAGGATAAACTAgaggaggctaagaagaAACTAGATGAGCTGAcgaatggtggtggtagtggaatACTAGGGGAGGTAGTAGGGGGTAGTGGACTAGATAAGGCTAACAATGGTGAATATGATCCCGGCAAGAACAAGTTAAGTGCTGCTATCAAAGGAGTACGTGATGTATTGGAGGGATTACGAAAGGGAGTTATTGAGATAAAAAAGAAGGAGATAGAGGAGGCCAACCAGGTACTAGGTGACATTATAGGTGTAGTTATCGAAGATAACGAGGTAGAAAACGTCATAGAACAGGGGATTTCCCAAGAGTACACCACACTTCTCGATGCCATCAACAAGctcatctccatctgcaactctcccaagtgcccaCCGTGCCATGAACACGCCAAGAAGTGTGGCAAGCAATCCAATCCCACTGTCTGTCAGACCTGCCTCcaacccactaccaccggtgttccctcccccctccaggcattcctcgaggatcgGTTACCAGGGTTTAGTTGTGACGTAGTACGAAACACTGACACAGACACAGACACAGTGTATCCAcccgctgcatcccacttagGCCACTGTAATGGTTCCGGtcagtgctgcccattgccaatgggatTTAGAGGGCaattctatagtggcaTCCGTGATATGACTGGTGCACAACTCTATGGCATCCTgtacttctttagtaatgagaacatgatgcagtcttGTGTCTATACATTGGTGAGAGTAACAGCAGCTCTCAGTGCTacgacaccacaggtattgggtgacgtctttgggttctttagagGGGGTGTAGGAGAGAAGGACAAGGGAAAGCCACAGAAAGGGGATGGACAGGACAAGCCATGTGAGCACCAAGGGGATCCAAGTGACACATCTGAGGAGAACAATAGTAaatacttttgcggctggtgcGCCTCTGGATTACGGGATgaggtaaagaagatagagtggataccattTGACACTAAACCAGGTGgacaatacatggacaaaGTCGGTACAGCActtataaatattaaaggTGATAAGGGCAGTGCTCAACAGCCAGGCACTACCTCCCTCTCAAGACTCACTGACGGCAACCACTACGTATCCCCCCTAAcaggtgaactctataccgcagtgagtgccacattCGGcggaacatacctctcatgggtactatatctatcagatgcacttgaaggTGGATTGAAGTCACTGGCCAGTGCTTTCCAGGaaattgaatgccggggctgtaagggacagtgtgaccccaataagtgcaagaaggggAGTCATGGTGGGACGGATAGTGCACAATGTAACTGCCAATCAattgtatcatgtaccggggtactacccgtattgtatagacatggcttcagctacggtaatccattcaatctggaggggtatgAGCAGAGGGATGGAGACAAGGATGGACAGTATGACATTGAAAACAAGCATAATCCTAGACGTTGCCATCAATTCCTAGAGAGTCTCACTGCAGTGATTGACAAGAACAAGCAGGAAGGCGCCTCTCAGGACAACCACCCCCTGACAGAACTCCTAAAGCAGGTCggccagctccaatacgacatacggctcccctggatctttgtactgaccatAGCATGGCTAGCAGCGGTACTTtaccttgcatttggtgccatatggccactggactggtcacatatgaggtcacatttgttacggggtggagaacaccagtgggAATcaatgtggtataaggtgatgacggggaggaagggaatggaattggtggagtattttgaTCAATGTTTGCTAGTTATTTCAGTGATGGTTTAG
- a CDS encoding variant erythrocyte surface antigen-1 alpha subunit codes for MGTYVLHIVCAPVEMLPDNVRYSGTPSTTELTPLQNSVELEYNGYQGDTKDGADTSKGATKEQVTKYLNELFSLVQGLGGTAVVRTYIDQLAQVLSALVGWSRIVKCTGGDSGGCKGTDKCTGNNGGSGGGSGGGKGCEYLKDIEPENKCDTCGCIKWTQSKPGTEGVPLGRRCTRCSGSRDGCMCSGEQDCTPDKCQCALNGKCCKCCCKSEHCKEKCQKNSWGGEKECICTNKEDSYRSAYPSESYEKRVSFLVANRIDVNPYWRNVTSSRNRHQCAQILLGSVCLIWSGITYMYWTGKWHGTSPRWNNHILDGSGLDDGTLSQWLQALGFPKEMLNDAGPGNRLDAVIWDGLSDKLLLGFKVPSGSTAKDHDDNTARKPAGMNYAGLVHTIHRDSFNNDGAIVFPQNGTGSSTTDTNQHKNGAIFKLYILSCAYFTGLQKRNSESTTHSTPRNPKTIREILYWLSALPYSEAYKEMLKHGKERLEKVLKKPGETDSTNGETQLKFIQTDRPAPITVDEFNLFAHFQAVTQYCPLVLIGIQGGIHSTDKTLEPAIHSLYANTECQFTYPTVSIQAYNQVVHYIRALFYQLYFLRKQCAVKVTCGGKWRECRYGDGVLGKDVVSWMCLGCDPMEHDRGSRVGKVKGVLDGVKGGGDAGKLKDVLEKIGEVVVQLGNAQEALERRKGEEIKGVQKKLQEAKKGLEEARKELETGEDLDEDDLKEAKEALGELTNGGGGALHTLANGSNTAGSLHQVATAGADWQKEYSSAKDKISEVIHKIQEVLTALQTEVPQVSSHLNGHKDEFTKAIEQLISICNTAKCLTCMDHSSKCGQEGKPYRCTVCDSMAYSGVPSPLQAFLEDRLPGFSCSAVVNQDENPDYPSAASHLGHCSGSGQCCPLPMGFRGHFHGSSTSDCTGHRLYGILYFFSNGDMMQSCVYTLVRVTAALSATTPQVLGDVFGFFRGGVGNKESGKNKNGQDGITCQHQGDPSKKQDSEYFCGWCASGLREEVKGIQWIPKKEEDGGQYRGTVGQALIQIKGEKNSLKASTNLSTLTTPYLSPLTGELYTAVSATFGGTYLSWVLYLSDSLQWGLKSLATEFKQIECRGCRECDPNKCKKGSHGSTAEGSKGTALCQCQSIVSCTGVLPVLYRHGFSYGNPFNLEGYRQEKKGEGDYSIMDNRQKGTKKCHQFLDSLNGVIDKNRQGTTQKQDQHPLTELLKQVGKLQYDIRLPWIFVLTLAWLIAVLYLAFGAIWPLDWTHMRSHWLRGGEHQWEAMWYKVMTGRKGMELVEYFGRMSLRTVSW; via the exons ATGGGTACTTATGTACTACAtatagtatgcgcgcccGTGGAGATGTTACCTGACAATgtccgttacagtggcacGCCCAGTACTACTGAACTCACCCCtctacagaat tcagtagaactggagtacaatg GATATCAAGGTGATACTAAAGATGGTGCTGACACCAGCAAAGGTGCCACTAAAGAGCAAGTAACAAAATACCTCAACGAACTATTCTCtctagtccagggactaggtggcactgcagtggtccggacatatatagaccagctggcacaggtactcagtgcactagttgggtggagtaggatAGTGAAGTGTACCGGTGGTGACAGTGGTGGCTgcaaaggcactgataaGTGCACTGGCAATAATGGTGGCAGTGGCGGTGGCAGTGGCGGAGGCAAAGGCTGCGAGTACCTAAAGGATATAGAGCCGGAGAACAAGTGTGACACATGTGGGTGTATAAAATGGACACAGTCCAAGCCGGGCACCGAAGGAGTACCACTGGGCAGgaggtgtacaaggtgtagtggtagtagaGATGGGTGTATGTGTAGTGGTGAACAGGATTGCACTCCTGACAAGTGTCAATGCGCTTTGAatggcaaatgctgcaagtgttgttgtaagaGTGAGCATTGTAAGGAGAAGTGTCAGAAGAATAGTTGGGGTGGAGAGAAggaatgtatatgtacCAACAAGGAAGACAGCTATCGATCAGCTTATCCTAGTGAATCATATGAAAAACGAGTGTCATTCCTTGTAGCCAACAGGATAGATGTCAATCCATATTGGAGAAATGTTACCAGTAGTAGAAATcgtcaccaatgtgcccaaATCCTCCTGggctcagtatgtctcatctggagtggaattacttatatgtattggactggTAAATGGCACGGTACTAGCCCtcggtggaacaatcacatcctggatggcagtggtctagatgatggtacactatcccaatggcttcaggccttagggtttcctaaggaaatgttgaatgacGCTGGTCCTGGAAATAGGTTGGATGCagttatatgggatgggcTTAGTGATAAGTTGCTTCTAGGGTTCAAAGTGCctagtggtagtactgcCAAGGACCATGATGATAATACAGCCAGAAaaccagctggtatgaactatgccGGTTTGGTACACACTAtacatagggattcattcaacaatGATGGTGCTATTGTATTCCCTCAAAATGGCACTGGATCAAGTACTACTGACACTAACCAGCACAAAAACGGTGCCAtcttcaagctctacattctatcatgtgcctatttcaCCGGATTGCAGAAAAGGAATAGTGAGAGTACTACTCACAGTACCCCTAGGAATCCGAAGACCATCcgggagatcctatactggctaagtgcattgccctatagtgAGGCCTATAAGGAGATGCTGAAGCACGGCAAGGAAAGACTAGAAAAGGTACTCAAGAAACCCGGAGAAACTGACTCTACCAATGGAGAGACACAATTGAAATTTATTCAAACGGATCGTCCAGCTCCCATTACAGtggatgaattcaacctgtttgcccacttccaagcagtgacccagtactgcccattggtgctcataggtatccagggtggtaTTCACAGCACTGACAAAACACTAGAACCTGCCATCCACTCCCTATATGCCAACACTGAATGCCAattcacctatcccactgtgtccatccaagcatacaaccaggtagttcactacattagggctctgttctaccaactatacttccttaggaagcaatgtgcagttaaAGTGACTTGTGGAGGCAAATGGAGagagtgtaggtatggggATGGAGTGCTTGGGAAGGATGTagttagctggatgtgcctggggtgtgaccccatggagcatgataGGGGAAGTAGGGTGGGGAAGGTAAAGGGGGTGTTGGATGGGGTGAAGGGAGGTGGTGATGCAGGCAAGCTAAAGGATGTACTGGAGAAGATTGGCGAGGTAGTGGTgcaattgggtaatgctcaggaggcattggaaagGAGGAAGGGGGAGGAGATCAAGGGAGTACAGAAGAAACTACaggaggctaagaaggGACTGGAGGAGGCTAGGAAGGAACTAGAAACGGGGGAGGATCTAGACGAGGATGATCTAAaggaggctaaggaggCACTAGGGGAGCTGAcgaatggtggtggtggagCACTACATACACTAGCGAATGGTAGTAATACTGCTGGGTCATTACATCAGGTAGCAACTGCTGGCGCTGATTGGCAGAAGGAGTACAGTAGCGCCAAGGACAAGATAAGTGAGGTTATCCATAAGATACAGGAAGTATTGACTGCACTACAAACGGAAGTTCCACAGGTGAGCAGCCATCTGAATGGTCACAAAGATGAGTTCACTAAGGCCATCGAACAGctcatctccatctgcAACACTGCCAAGTGCCTGACATGTATGGACCACTCTAGCAAGTGTGGCCAAGAAGGAAAACCATACAGATGTACCGTCTGTGATAGTATGGCTTACAGTggtgtcccctcccccctccaggccTTCCTCGAGGATAGGTTACCAGGCTTTAGTTGTAGTGCAGTGGTGAACCAAGACGAGAACCCAGACTATCCCtctgctgcatcccacctaggACACTGCAGTGGCTCAGGTCAATGCTGCccactgccaatgggtttcagAGGGCACTTTCATGGTAGCAGCACCAGTGATTGTACCGGCCACCGtctttatggcatcctctacttcttcagtaacggggacatgatgcagtcgtgtgtctatacactagtgagggtcacagcagcactcagtgctacgacaccacaggtattgggtgatgtattcgggttctttaggggtggtgtaggaaatAAGGAAAGTGGAAAGAACAAGAACGGGCAGGATGGGATAACGTGCCAGCACCAAGGTGATCCGTCTAAGAAACAAGATAGTGaatacttttgcggctggtgtgcctctgggttaaggGAAGAGGTAAAAGGTATCCAGTGGATTCCAAAGAAGGAAGAAGATGGAGGACAGTATAGAGGCACAGTAGGACAAGCACTGATACAGATTAAAGGAGAGAAGAATAGTCTCAAAGCTTCTACTAACCTCTCAACACTCACTACGCCatacctctcccccctaaccggtgaactctatacagcagtgagtgccacattcggaggaacatacctctcatgggtactgtaCCTATCAGATTCCCTTCAATGGGGACTCAAGTCACTTGCTACTGAGTTCAAGCAAATTGAATGCCGTGGCTGTAGAGAGTGcgaccccaataagtgcaaaAAAGGAAGTCATGGAAGCACTGCAGAGGGCTCTAAGGGCACAGCACTATGCCagtgccaatcaatcgtatcatgtaccggggtactaccggtgttgtatagacatggcttcagctacggtaacccattcaatctggaggggtaccgGCAGGAGAAGAAGGGCGAGGGGGATTATAGTATTATGGACAATAGGCAAAAAGGTACTAAGAAGTGTCATCAATTCTTGGACAGTCTCAATGGAGTAATTGACAAGAACAGGCAGGGCACTACTCAGAAGCAAGACCAACACCCCCTGACAGAGCTCTTAAAGCAagtcggcaagctccaatacgacatacggctcccctggatctttgtcctcacgttagcctggctaatagcggtactctacctcgcctttggtgccatatggccactggactggactcatatgaggtcacactggttacggggtggagaacaccagtgggaagcaatgtggtataaggtgatgacgggacgcaaaggaatggaactggtggagtattttgggAGGATGTCATTGAGAACAGTTTCATGGTAA
- a CDS encoding putative integral membrane protein, whose amino-acid sequence MVLNRLIGRNVKCLVIFFIVIPRITLTEAWKDERYKKSLEYAAINDVKLRGGVQHPEDGSAIGERLNYNPGVTGNAGPKNVTKFDNSVEQHDVLDDGKSHDGYNVSSHEGLLNTAYFNTLLVIVSMLVVLLTLVSKIEFKLQTKDKFMRQAFDICVRQVVIMSLVNLGLYMAMHTDLADRLDYIFNKDIKHVEVFDTLLQISFFLFCFFFLFCVYIAIVVGRGTKFLSIADEADVVTTAKEYDFSKNNFLHFFNTVTDKAKYMVNRMEFTDMVKQRGYSDNCGCYFMDYMRASLIQISIPLLRISRGALFVLLVALVILRIIGNVDIFRTIYYITIANTLAILALASRISHLDSQLYPLDISQYLLLKLNVGDVGDALQPLYKGGEEENQSEGIQNWLFGEGAINAHQNIFWLKQYGPVALESIFGTLLFSHLLILSVWTYSLRYVGIQFLKDIRMSTPLFATLLVLFLVPKMLYSLMVVTRCGHLINFELLESILLLQKTENAKNATELLDALSIESVRFAFVKGGDEYWRMLLAKQKALPPHINQRIKLHWESISSGKATVDNHKLAKYLSDQWGFSGKSDKHRMKEFISQFMRNDTCRMNEEEFMVFGYKIKHMILAPLEEDILMILFEDKFDIPWKAPCGIDLVTFDSIIRKLNLKWKKSAQRHFLEFIGSGPAEGLSPENLICQLNNFQRACQKNYFSAV is encoded by the exons ATGGTACTTAATCGTTTGATAGGACGGAATGTTAAATGCTTAGTAATATTTTTTATCGTCATTCCCAGAATTACTTTAACTGAGGCATGGAAAGATGAAAGGTATAAGAAATCTCTGGAATATGCAGCAATCAATGATGTAAAGCTTAGAGGCGGTGTCCAACATCCGGAAGATGGCAGTGCCATCGGGGAACGCCTTAACTATAATCCCGGGGTAACTGGAAACGCTGGCCCCAAAAATGTAACAAAGTTTGATAACAGTGTAGAACAACATGACGTACTGGATG ATGGAAAATCGCATGATGGTTACAACGTATCATCCCATGAAGGGTTGCTCAACACTGCGTACTTCAACACCCTCTTGGTTATCGTCAGTATGCTTGTCGTTCTTTTAACGTTGGTATCAAAAATAGAGTTTAAGCTTCAAACCAAGGATAAATTCATGAGGCAAGCTTTCGACATATGTGTCAGACAAGTGGTCATTATGAGTCTAGTTAACCTGGGACTTTATATGGCTATGCATACCGACTTGGCGGATAGGttagattatatatttaacaaagACATCAAACATGTTGAAGTTTTCGATACCCTGCTCCAGATATCTTTCTTCCTCTtctgcttcttctttctgttttgtgtatatatcgCCATTGTTGTAGGCAGGGGGACAAAATTCCTTAGTATAGCAGATGAGGCTGATGTTGTAACAACTGCCAAGGAATATGATTTTTCCAAGAATAATTTTTTACACTTTTTTAACACTGTGACAGATAAGGCAAAGTATATGGTCAACCGTATGGAATTCACCGATATGGTAAAGCAACGTGGTTATTCAGATAATTGCGGTTGCTATTTCATGGATTATATGAGAGCATCATTAATCCAGATTTCAATCCCATTGCTTAGAATTTCTCGTGGAGCTTTGTTTGTTCTGTTAGTTGCGCTTGTTATTCTACG GATAATTGGTAATGTAGACATATTTCGGACGATATACTACATTACCATTGCCAATACCCTTGCTATTCTTGCTCTTGCGTCCAGAATTTCACATTTGGATTCACAGCTTTATCCTCTagatatatcgcaatatttaTTATTAAAACTAAATGTGGGTGATGTAGGAGATGCTTTGCAACCGCTATACAAAGGTGGTGAAGAAGAG AATCAAAGTGAAGGGATTCAAAACTGGTTATTTGGAGAAGGTGCCATTAATGCCCACCAAAATATTTTTTGGTTAAAACAATATGGTCCTGTTGCATTGGAGAGTATATTTGGAACACTGTTGTTCTCTCATTTGCTGATACTCTCAGTATGGACTTACAGCTTGCGTTATGTAGGTATCCAATTCTTAAAGGATATACGAATGTCAACACCTTTGTTTGCGACGTTACTGGTCTTGTTTCTGGTGCCAAAGATGCTTTATTCTCTAATGGTTGTTACTAGATGTGGGCATCTAATCAATTTTGAATTGTTGGAAAGTATTCTACTGCTACAGAAAACGGAGAACGCAAAGAATGCTACAGAATTGTTGGATGCGCTATCCATAGAAAGTGTAAGATTTGCTTTCGTGAAAGGCGGTGATGAATATTGGCGGATGCTATTGGCTAAGCAAAAGGCATTGCCTCCTCATATCAACCAACGGATTAAATTGCACTGGGAATCCATTAGCAGTGGTAAAGCCACTGTGGATAACCATAAATTGGCGAAGTATCTTTCGGATCAATGGGGATTTTCCGGTAAATCTGATAAACATAGAATGAAG GAATTCATATCGCAATTCATGCGCAATGATACCTGTCGTATGAATGAAGAAGAGTTTATGGTTTTCGGTTATAAGATCAAGCATATGATTCTGGCTCCTCTCGAAGAAGATATCCTAATG ATTCTCTTCGAGGATAAGTTTGATATACCGTGGAAGGCTCCATGCGGTATTGATCTTGTCACCTTTGACTCCATAATAAGAAAG TTGAACCTGAAGTGGAAGAAAAGTGCGCAGAGACATTTCCTAGAATTTATAGGAAGCGGACCCGCTGAAGGACTCTCACCCGAAAACCTCATATGTCAACTAAACAACTTCCAGCGAGCCTGTCAAAAAAATTATTTTAGCGCTGTCTGA
- a CDS encoding Zinc finger C-x8-C-x5-C-x3-H type (and similar) family protein — protein sequence MMKKRRRSDEAVARHRQRYNKTTRRRIINDWEIPENKDLNCPSRTVSDTPITDHRPLCKYYYRTGSCLHGSDCRFSHNCLPLTSKELKLCRYFLMGPTNCKYTAAECKYSHEPGLFLCRNNIVNGECNNLLRCKFKHIDSASITSLDDAERLQFCYNNKRFLTEMLFNRSTETYKTASDVDSATPEITDEVVSHILALKDSFLSKQPWYLQYTHLLLARDYAEDKNG from the coding sequence ATGATGAAAAAACGGCGGAGATCAGATGAAGCAGTTGCAAGACATCGCCAGAGATATAACAAAACAACAAGGCGTCGTATAATCAACGATTGGGAAATTCCAGAAAACAAGGATTTAAACTGCCCTTCTCGTACTGTATCGGACACGCCTATAACAGATCACCGTCCACTTTGCAAGTATTACTATCGCACAGGCTCGTGTTTGCATGGCTCCGACTGTCGGTTTTCACACAATTGCCTTCCCTTAACATCGAAGGAATTGAAATTGTGCCGTTATTTTCTCATGGGCCCAACCAACTGCAAGTATACGGCCGCTGAATGCAAGTACTCCCATGAACCTGGGCTATTTCTTTGCCGTAACAATATAGTAAACGGGGAATGTAACAATCTTTTACGTTGCAAATTTAAACATATTGACTCCGCATCTATTACCTCTTTAGACGATGCGGAACGTCTGCAATTTTGCTATAATAACAAGCGTTTTTTAACAGAAATGCTATTCAACCGGTCTACAGAGACGTATAAAACGGCCAGTGACGTTGATTCAGCCACGCCGGAGATCACCGACGAGGTTGTATCTCATATATTGGCCCTCAAGGATTCTTTCCTATCAAAACAACCTTGGTACCTACAGTATACGCACTTATTATTGGCGCGTGATTATGCAGAGGACAAAAATGGTTGA